The genomic stretch acagttacttctgatgtaactaaatactgtgtatggactctaaacaattatatatactataatacaatagtggatataacatggtttaagtttacaattctcactattaactcgttgattattagcattaatattaatgagatgctgactgtttattaatacttaatagcacatattaatgcctgattctgcaaaaccttattctacatccttaaccctccgcatttctaccaatactttaAATTTataacttctttagtattagttgttggagtatattgaggcaaaagtagttaatagttagttaatagagagaattggaccctaatgtgggaccagaataattgatgtacttttatattatttattcaagccatttcaagcctatccttgtatcatgtactcagtaggatttagaaagtaataagtaattaaatactttttggagagagtaatttgtaaagtaatctaattacatgattgaagatgtaattagtaactagtaattaattactttttttgagtaacttacccaacactgcgTGCAATATATACGCGCAAATTacaattttgcatgcatatgtTACACCAGTCCTTCCTGTTCACTTATACGGCACAACTCTTCGTGTCGTttaatttattggtttctcttttgttttctgtaggtttttttaaaccattgtcacttttggggttagatttgggatttgctttaggatgtcattCATTATATAGGTTTCTTCATgctttgtctatttttaagccatggtcgcttggagttggtgTAAGAATTGGGGTTTGCAtgtggatgtcattttatgtaacaaaaatttGCTCTAACCCCacacccaagcgacaatggcaaataaatgaaaaaaataaaaaaccaatgcataaaatgacacgaagagATGCGCAAtataagtgaacgggaaggactggcgtatcatatgcacgcaaaattggatTTGGCGTATTTATTGCACGACTTTTACACTGCATGATATTTATACGCATTTCATGGTCTGAAATAATACACAGTCATCAAGTGGCTGCCCAAAACTAAGTGTTTATTGTATAGACGTATAGACAAAGTAGTCATCCCATTATCTAGTTGGTTTACATGAATTGGTTGGTTATTCTTTCTCttatctttcttttttcttactCTAGCCATTCTGGAAGCTCCAGACGTGTCCGTGTCTTGGAATGAAACGTCACTGAACGTTACGATTTTACCACCGATGGGTCCGGACAAACGCTCCATGAAGGACATCAGCTGCTGGGGAATCTGTCAACATCCCATGAAGTTCACCGTTAAGCTGACGCAGCCCAAGTTTGCAGTCGGAAGGGTCCGTATCAATATTAATACAGTAACAGCTTTGTTTAAATCTTACGAGACCTCTCATGAAGATGTACTTTAAGATATTGTTTTCTTCTGATCtggttgtgtttttgtgtttttgtttctcTCTAAAGGAATACAAGAGTACGTCAGATTCAGTGCTGGTGTGGCCTGTAGAAAAAGACACGAAGTATTGTGGAGATGTTGTATATTCACTCACACATCCCATGTCACCACGTCAAAGTGACACAAAATCATTCTGTGTGACTACCTCAGGTAATTCAACACTTTTTGTTTTGAAGAATCTGCCACAATATGGCATCGACTGGGAGTTATTTAGCAAAATTGTGTTCTCTGttttgtgttgctttttcaaatctGACTTTCAGGTtaatgttactgtaaatgtcctTGATTGAGTAAAAGTGTTTTTCTAACACACATATTCATTTATCTGCCTGCCCTTCATCTTTTGGACtcttatttaactctttcccttccagcgttttaaaaaaagttgccagcaagtttaatgccttccagaaaatgttcttctataaatatataaacatataatatatgaAATTAAAGAacttgctttcaaacaaacaaacaaaaaagttttcatcttcatttgatttctttttatcacctctcaaatatgtataggtttcttcaaaaatagcaaattttgaacaaaaagctgagatcattgcatttttataatctgGAGCTGTTACAcaagggaagcattttctcttaattgatcaGATAATTCgccaatggcggggaaagagttaaagtcttTATGTCCCTTTTTTCTCTTTACTTCGTTCATTTTTCTTGTCGTATTGGTTTtatgttgtatttatttttttaaaatgcacaaaaCATTATGCAAGGTTCCAAACTTCTAAATAAGAGTTAAAATAAAGCCCCGGCATAGAAATGTACATGCACCTATCCTGCAAAAAATAGCAGTgcatttacatacagtatgagCTAAATTATTTCTGTTGTTGACCaggaaaatatttagacatacTTCCTTAAAACTACCATGTATAAATGTACTTgattattagaaaatattttggaccacaaaaccagtcataaggttcattttttattaagatttatacatcatctgaaagttgaataaatgagctttccattgatgtatagttaggacaatatttggcagagatgatacaactatttgaaaatctggaatctgggGGTGCATTTTGATTTAAGGTGCAAAATCGCATTTAATGTTGTCCGAATAAAGTAGTTAGCAaatgcatccactcacaaaaataaaggtttGCTATTTTTaaggtaggaaatgtacaaaatatcctAAAAAAACTTAATATCCTGGGCataaaaaatagataattttgacccatacaatgtatttttgggtttttgctacaaatatacctgtgctacttatgacatttctttttagttaatatatattaaattagtTTGATCCCACTTGCAAGGTttatttttattggtttatgAAAAACACAATCATCCAAAGCATGTTTAAACAATGTTTAGGTATTTACTTTCAAAAATGTACCTTAAACACATATAATTGCATGCATATGTTTTTTAATAAGCGTGTGATTTTCACTGTGATCTCTTTCAGCAAGTAACACCTGGTTTCATCTAGTTCTCATGCCTGCTCTTCTGGCTGTTCTCCTACTCATAATCTTATCCACGGTGCTTTGTCAACAGTCCATGAAAGGGAAACGTTCCTGGCCGAAAGCTCTGGTAAGTGATTGACGTCATACTGACTCTCTGGGAAATTCCAGGTGAACATACACCTCAGAAATTCAGCTCCTCCCTGATTTACCGGCAGCAAAGTCCTGTTTGACAGGAGACTTGAGTTTCTGCTAATCTTCATGAAGGAATGTGTCATCTAGTTATGACTTTCAGAAGCTGTAAATGACGTGACATAAACAACAATCTGTCATATGTACAGTACGCTATGAAACGTTTTGATGCgcatttatcatttatttttcagGTTTAGAATAAATGATTAGGTCATCAATggacaaaaatgttttgcaaATCAGTCTTGCATGTTAAATCTGTGTGTAAGCTATATATCAGTTCTGCACGGCACCCTCTGAATGTCTATCATATATGTTCAATTATATTAatcaaacagttttaaaaaacagaagTTAAGTTTAAGCTTTTAACTAGTAGTGTTTGTAGATGAACTCAAGCAAAGCAAGTGATGCATTTTTGGATTATATTCCCTCTTTTTGaatttgtgttcatttttttctttgtgatCACAGAAGATTGTGCATAATAGTGTGGTCCTTATAATgggtcttttttttaaaatgttcaactcttaacccctaaatgtgttaggatgtcaataaaaacacaatgcaaaatgttgaattgttcctacaatatctacaggttgctcaaagcctttgaatatttccgaaatcacacatttttgcaaaaactgtaccatttaaaaacacacaaaacttgCTTCTTTGAGGGTAactttatttcagttatttcagtctcttctgaTCCGAGTAGGGGACTTGCTTCGTGTTGCTTCAGccattgtatgtgtgtatattgtctattgtgctttattcacattgaagctttcttgctttgaaaaacatatcacaactaaaacaggagttttaattgcatggaGCATGCTCagtatatatattattaaacaattatacataaacaacctctaaatatgaattaatattgaataaaaaatatttattcaaacatattggtgggatgagagcatgaacttttataagttgaaaaataaggacCACCCAGGTGAATAATTATATTTGCTCAGTTTAAGACCCTATAAAACCTCACACTGATTAAACAGATCAAACGTTTGGGTACATTGACTAAACTAAACAGTTTTCACTTTTGGATAAGTGTTAAAAATGTCTTACTATAAGTGACaaatttaaggtgaaaaaacATTCAATTGGTAAGATCTCAAATATTTAAAGGTGGTgtttgtaaattttagcagcttctagtggtaagattgcgaattgcaatcaGCAGCTtaaaacgcatatggtagctgccacgtctacccagtctcctgaggatgcgtataaatagcacgaagtgtaaaactcgtgcaatacatacgtgcatatgatacgcaagtccttcccattcacttaaacggggcatctttttttgtcgttttatttattggtttctcaattttttctgttttttaaaccattttcgcttgggtttagggttagattttagattagcttaatgaggttatttaatatacaggtttctcaatgtttttgtccatatttaagccatggtcgcttggagttggggttagagttttcaggagactgggctggcCACGTTGTCGTCTGAGACAATGGAGGGACGAAAAgcccgtttagggctactgtagaaacatgacggcgacaTCCATGTACGAAGAcacgcggtgtatgtagattaaaaactgcttattttaaggtaataaaaaacaaacaaaattggttgaaaacttttgatttttatgtgttacataaaatgtgttaaaataatttttcaagTTGATCCAATTTCTTAATGTTCAGAAGACTATTTCAAAATGTCCTTGCACGCGAAAACATTTCTGCGTCCATTTCATATTTATCCCAAGTTTCAGCTTTTTGTAACCAACAGTTCATTACTCCATGTTGGATGAAATCTAGTGAAGTCAGCAtcgttttattatttttttatgttttctagctttattaatttttttctctgtgAAACAGGTGCTGCCAAAGAAAAAACTTTCCTTTTATTCCGAACCCCTGGATGAAATATCCAAAGTACAAGTGTGTCCGGGATTTGTTGGAAACAGCCCGAATCTTGATGTGGATCAGGAAAAGTCAAAAGTCGTAAGTAATTGTAGCGGTTACGCGTCTCAGAACTCTCGTGATCTTCAATGGACAAACAGTGATGAGGAGATGTCAGCTGACTGCTCGAGCCCTGAACATTCGGTCAACTACACAATGGTTGTTGGCGTCCGTCCGCCTGAGGAATCATCAGATGATGACCAGACACATGAAACCATCTCAGAATTATCTCTGAAGAAGAAGCAAAACAGCGATTCAGTGAGCCAGGAGCTTACGATCTCTGACAGCATTAACAAACCTTTAGTGGTTCCAGTTATTCCTGATGCCAATGGTTTGTTGCAGTTTAAAGGATTTTTATTTCAGCCCGGATCAGAGAGTTTACTTGGAGACAGGACGCCATTGCTAACCGATCTAATCATTGAGGACTCCAGTTGCAATTCGACGTACCGACCCGTAAATGTTTCTGATTTCTCAACGGTGACGTCCAACTACAGGCAGAACTGGCTGCCGGGGACGCCTCTAGAGGGGTATCGGGCGCAGAGGACTTATGTTTTGAGGAAAGATCCCCTTCGGGAGTCAACTGAGAAAGAGCACGAGGACTTGGAAATTGAAGAAGAATCAAAAGTTTGTCTGTCCCTTCTGGACAGATGGATGTTAAAAATGGAAGGATGATCTTTGATGTTTGGAGTAGTCGGAGATCGCAGTCATCCGTTATCATTCTTATGAAGATGAATAGCCGTTGCTCAGTTGGCAATGAACTGTCAGCTCCGGAGTTCTGGAGACAAACTGAGCCAATCACCTGAGCTGTAAATGTCATGTGACTGATCGCTGTTAAGCAGGAACATGACAGCCGGATTTTGCTGATGGCTTTTCTTTTGCCAATGTAAAAGTTCGAAAcacttaaattgtttatttcTGCTTTATAGGCATCACCAAAGGACCAAATGGCAATCTCTGTTTCCCAGCAGGCATATGATCGACcttcaacgttgaaatatggttgaaataatgtccaTTTTAATGTTGAAACAACGTTAATATAACAGTTAATGCTAAATggttgcaaaaggttaataaaatgcttaaaaatcaacgttgaaatttggttgaaataatgtcagttgtttGTTCAACGTTGATTCAATTTGTAAAATTAAAAGGTAATTTAACGTTGATTCAACCTTAAATCAACGATGAATCAACGTTTGAAATGCCTGCTGGGTTGCTAACAAACACATCTCACCCTAAACATGTGCTGTTAGTTGAGTTAATATTATATTGTTGTTTTGGTCTGGTCGGGATTatcacacaaacagaaagaTGTTTTAATAGCACTACAGGGATTTTCCATCTACTGTATCCATGAAGTTGTAATATGAAATAGGACGacatattttaaaggaatagttcacgtCTGCCATCATTTACAgacattttattaaatgatCTCAAATTGTGTTCTGAAGAAACACGTTTGAAACAACAAAGGGGTgaagaaatgatgacagatttttcattttgggtgaattaCAGTATATCAACAATCCtttaaaggtcacctaatatGGCAATTTTTCAAGATGTAATATTAGTGTTCCCAGAATGTGCCTGTGAAGTTTCAGgtcatttattatatcatgttgAAAAGGCCAATTTTTGGTTGTGCAGaaaagtgttttttgttttgtgtatgtctctttaaatgcaaatgagctgctgcTTCCCTCCCCGTTTACTGTTATCTATACCGACAGCATACACCACTTTTAATATGACAAGTACCTTACTTCATTGTTCATAATAAACGTGCGGTATGACCTAACTGTGGTCTTTGGACGGTTGTGGGTGGGGCCTGGACAAAGTGATGTCAGTTTGCGCAGAAAACGGCATCGGTTCGTCCAATGAGACAGTTGCGGTTTTATGGGATTTAAACAACATATAAATGTGAATTTCATATATTAGGTGACCTTTTAAAGGGATGTTGtttcttttaatattttacattttcactgacgtatgtaaatagttttttttttcgtgCACTTTTGACTGAAAATCGTTCATTTGAAGCATGGCCGTTTGTGAAAGTGTTATTCTGTCCAGCCATTTCATTTTGTCATATGTCTACATTTTAACTTATTTAAAGAGAGACTTAACTTTAAcatgtttcccagacagggtttagattaaggcTTCacttattttaggacatttaagttatttttacaaacataccttgatgtgaatcttgagacaaaacaatggtaatgatatatttttattattttattaagttttgTCAGTGCACGCTGTTTTCAGGGAAGACaactcaaatatgcattttaatctgggactaAACTTAAACCCTGTCTGGTAAACCATCCCTTTATCAATAACGTTGACGTTGTTGACTACATTATTTGCATTGTTTCTGTAAGACtgaataacatttttattattgataTTAAACACCGTTCACCagtcattttacttaaaaatttgaCACATGTCAAGTTGAAAGAGATAACTTGATTTTAATCATCTGGATTGGATTGTGGCGGTTTTATTACAGAATAGAGGCAGCTGGTTGAAGATGCTGAAGGATTCATGATGTTGTTTTAGAGTCATTACAGCGTATTACATATTACAAAGCTCAAGACTCTTTAGTTTTGGAATAATATGGAACCGTATGTAACATATATTTTAACAGTGTTGTAAATAgcatttttatttctctttaaacCTTGTAACCATTAATAACATGGAAATGTTTGTCAGTTTACATTTGTATGTTAATCTATAAGTCTGAATAAGCTTATGCTGGATGTTTAGACATGGCAGGCTTGACTCGCGATAAACAGAAGCTTCCAGGCGTGAATTAGAAATTTGCATATCAGAAAAAAGCTTTGTTCCTTGTATGTTTCTTGGAGTTTGTTCAATAGACTTTATGGGGTTTTAACATGCTGTGTTATGAGGAAGTCCAGCAGTCTTATAAAAGCTCTTTGTCACATTCCAAAAGACTTTAAATAACTTTACGCACCTGCTCAATCTGTTTCGGGAAGATACACAAAACAATCAGGTTACATAACTCCAGGTATAAAGTTCAGCAAAAGGTTTATAGAAATGTCTGTCACTCAGGCCTGTTGAAATTGTCATGCTTATTATATGAAGTATAATATCAAAATTCTCAGTCCTGATGTTTACATGCCAAACTGTtcaatgtttctttaaatgttgtttCAGTATTTTGGTGATATGCAAAAACTGCATTATTGTTTGTTGAACCTCAGATTATATGTAGTGTACTATACCTC from Misgurnus anguillicaudatus chromosome 10, ASM2758022v2, whole genome shotgun sequence encodes the following:
- the ifnlr1 gene encoding interferon lambda receptor 1 isoform X1, with protein sequence MFIGSFTPGYHLTAVDMWSLSAVVLLLCFNGIWCDGCNLTKPYFESRNFHHVLHWNEVDIPEKVVLYSIQYTIYGEPYKPAIWCQNITAPQCDLTSVMTDVTSRYHAKITVDGLCVGDIEFIPYRQTILEAPDVSVSWNETSLNVTILPPMGPDKRSMKDISCWGICQHPMKFTVKLTQPKFAVGREYKSTSDSVLVWPVEKDTKYCGDVVYSLTHPMSPRQSDTKSFCVTTSASNTWFHLVLMPALLAVLLLIILSTVLCQQSMKGKRSWPKALVLPKKKLSFYSEPLDEISKVQVCPGFVGNSPNLDVDQEKSKVVSNCSGYASQNSRDLQWTNSDEEMSADCSSPEHSVNYTMVVGVRPPEESSDDDQTHETISELSLKKKQNSDSVSQELTISDSINKPLVVPVIPDANGLLQFKGFLFQPGSESLLGDRTPLLTDLIIEDSSCNSTYRPVNVSDFSTVTSNYRQNWLPGTPLEGYRAQRTYVLRKDPLRESTEKEHEDLEIEEESKVCLSLLDRWMLKMEG
- the ifnlr1 gene encoding interferon lambda receptor 1 isoform X2, with the translated sequence MTDVTSRYHAKITVDGLCVGDIEFIPYRQTILEAPDVSVSWNETSLNVTILPPMGPDKRSMKDISCWGICQHPMKFTVKLTQPKFAVGREYKSTSDSVLVWPVEKDTKYCGDVVYSLTHPMSPRQSDTKSFCVTTSASNTWFHLVLMPALLAVLLLIILSTVLCQQSMKGKRSWPKALVLPKKKLSFYSEPLDEISKVQVCPGFVGNSPNLDVDQEKSKVVSNCSGYASQNSRDLQWTNSDEEMSADCSSPEHSVNYTMVVGVRPPEESSDDDQTHETISELSLKKKQNSDSVSQELTISDSINKPLVVPVIPDANGLLQFKGFLFQPGSESLLGDRTPLLTDLIIEDSSCNSTYRPVNVSDFSTVTSNYRQNWLPGTPLEGYRAQRTYVLRKDPLRESTEKEHEDLEIEEESKVCLSLLDRWMLKMEG